GCCGGGTCCTGATGGTCCGCGGGCGGGACGCCGCCGATGGTGCGATGATCACCTCTTTCGGCAGATATGACATGAAAGCACTCTGGATCTGGACCGACGAGGTGCCCGGCCCGCCCCCCGGTACGCCTCCCGGGACGTCCCCAGGGACGTCCAGCGATGCCCTGTTGCACGACATACTGAAGAGCCGGCCAAAGGGGGAGGCGCTCACTCTCGCCCCCACGAATTGAAGACCGACCCGTCGCAAACGATCCGGATATGACGGATCTTACGATGGCCGCGAGGGGGGCGGCAGCCGTGGCAGCCAGCCGCGCTCGCGGTAATAGCGTTCGGCGCCGGGGTGGATCGGCGCGTTTCCGGTCCGCCGGATCGACTCCGCGACCGACAGCGCCTCGAAGGCCGGGTGCAGCATCCGGAAAACGTCGAAATTGTCGAACACGGCCCGGGTGATCTCGTACGCCACCTTATCGGGCATGCGCGTGGTGGTGACGACCACGGCGCGGACGCCGAAGGTTTGTATGTCCGCCTGATTGACCGGATAGGTACCGCCGGGAATCGCCGTGCGCTCATATTCCCGATAGTCGGACAACATCCTGTCAATCGCCGGACCGTTCACACTGACCAGAACACCCTGGCAGGTGAGCGCCGCATCGCGGACAAGGCCATTGGGATGCGCGACCGAATAGACAATCGCGTCCAGCTCGCCCGCGCAAAAGGCGCGGTTCTGCGCCGCCGGCGAATAGTCGCGGACATCCGCGAAATCGCTGCGCGCCAGCCCCAGCGCCGCCATGACGCGGTCCATCTGGGCGCTTTGCCGCGACCCGGGATTGCCGATCCCGATGCGCTTTCCCCGCAGATCCGCCAGGCGATGGATGCCCGCCCCCTGGTGGACGACGAGCGTGAAGATGTCGGCATGCCCGGCGAACAGGACGCGCAGATCGGCAACCGGCCCCCGCGAGGCGAACAGCCCCTCTCCGGCCACGGCATCGGCGAGGTCGTCCGACAGCACGATGCCGACATCGATGCCGCCGCTGAGCAGCGATTCGATGTTGCTGGCGGATTCTTCCGAGGGCTTCTCGGCACAGCGCAGACCGTGGCGGGGGGTGTCAAGGTTGAACAGCCGGCAGATCGACCCGCCGAGCGGATAATCGACATCGCCCGGACTGGCCGTACCAACCATCACGTCCGGCCGGCGGATCACCTGTGCGCATCCCAGCAGGGTGACAGCGACAGAGGCGAGGCAAAGTGCTGCAATCGCCGACCGCAGGCGGGCGCGGGCTTCCGATGTCTTTCCAGGGTTGCGACTAAGGTCCGGGCACATACTCGACAGTCTCCCCCTTATATTCGATCAGAGCCCTGACCCAGCGCTGGTCGCCATCATAGAACACCCGCCCGGCATAATATGGGGTGATCAGATGATACTGGCTGGCCTGACCTGCCGCCTGCTGCTGCATCCCAGGCTGCGTATCGCCCAGCAGTTTTGAGAACAGGCCGATCTCACCGCCATGCTGGACATCGATCAGTCTGGTCTCGCGCACGACCCGGATGTCCCACAGCGAATTCGAGGTCATGAGGTGCCCATCCGCAAGATAAGGCCCGTCGCTGCCAACAATGCGGAAACCTTGCCCGGTGGCATGGCCGGAAACCTCCAGCAGCGCACCGTCCTGCTCGGTCGTGCTTTCCACCGATTCGAGGCGGCCGCCGCGCCACACCTCCCGGGCAAGATGTTTCAATCGGAAAACCGTGAAGAACAGAACCTTGA
Above is a window of Oceanibaculum nanhaiense DNA encoding:
- a CDS encoding DUF6134 family protein; amino-acid sequence: MQPSPGPVCVSGETADAPGISRRRLLVAGAATATAALPLFGSPSHASVPAPRDIRFIALWQGSPVGAHHVTFRMEADRVTVSTRIDITVKVLFFTVFRLKHLAREVWRGGRLESVESTTEQDGALLEVSGHATGQGFRIVGSDGPYLADGHLMTSNSLWDIRVVRETRLIDVQHGGEIGLFSKLLGDTQPGMQQQAAGQASQYHLITPYYAGRVFYDGDQRWVRALIEYKGETVEYVPGP
- a CDS encoding TAXI family TRAP transporter solute-binding subunit → MCPDLSRNPGKTSEARARLRSAIAALCLASVAVTLLGCAQVIRRPDVMVGTASPGDVDYPLGGSICRLFNLDTPRHGLRCAEKPSEESASNIESLLSGGIDVGIVLSDDLADAVAGEGLFASRGPVADLRVLFAGHADIFTLVVHQGAGIHRLADLRGKRIGIGNPGSRQSAQMDRVMAALGLARSDFADVRDYSPAAQNRAFCAGELDAIVYSVAHPNGLVRDAALTCQGVLVSVNGPAIDRMLSDYREYERTAIPGGTYPVNQADIQTFGVRAVVVTTTRMPDKVAYEITRAVFDNFDVFRMLHPAFEALSVAESIRRTGNAPIHPGAERYYRERGWLPRLPPPSRPS